The DNA window TGTTAACTATTTCGATCAGAAGAACATGGTTTAAGATCAGGGGTGAAGGAAGTACCTGAAAAATCAGAAATATCAATCCTGAAAACAGCGAGATAGCCTCATTAACCTGCACGATCATAGTCATCCTCTGATCACTATGGTAGAATGTATCATTGTCAGTACCCCATTTGTGCCCGGACATAAGATCACGAAGAACATTGGATTCACCTGGGGCCTGATCGTCCGGAGCCGGGGCCTCGGCGGGAACATCGTCGCTGGTCTCCGAACGATCACCGGAGGGGAGATCCACGAGTACACCCAACTTCTCAACGAATCGCGATCCCAGGCCCTCGATCGAATGAAGGATCATGCGACCGAGATGGGAGCAAACGCCGTCATCAGCGTCGGATTCGACTCTTCAGAGATCGGTCAGTCGATGACCGAAGTGCTGGCCTACGGCACCGCCGTTGTCATCGAACCCGAGACTGCCCCGTCCAACCCGGTCAGGTTGACCTGATGGGAATAACCGAAACAGTCCGGTTCAGCATAGCCCGAGCATGAACGATCCGATCATCGCTGTTGCGATGAAGAACTGATAACCCTTTTTTTTATGATGGAAGGCACAGGACGATCCTGAAATAGAACGTCGACCATGGTACTGCATACAGAGGTATGGAAGATGCAGGAGCAGATCGAAAGAATAATTGTGTATGTACAGACGGTCTTTGAGGAGTCCGGGTCGCACGGGTTCGACCATACCCTCCGGGTCACCCGGCTCTGCGAAGGCCTGGGCGAGGACGAAGGGGCTGATATGAGGGTCGTCCTCCCGGCCGCCCTGCTGCATGATATCGGACGCCCCCTCGAAGAGAAGCAGGGGATCGCCCATGAGAAGGCTGGTGCAGTGATCGCAGAGGAGTTCCTCAGATCGATCGGATATGACAAGACCCTGATCCCGAAGATCACGCACGCTATCCGAACGCACCGGTATCGCTCAGAGAACAGACCCGGGACCCTGGAAGCGATGGTCCTCTCCGATGCAGATAAACTGGATGCTATGGGGGCGATCGGGATCGCCCGGACGTTCATGCAGGCAGGGGAACGGAACAGGACGATGACAGACGCCACCGATCATATCCATGAAAAACTGCTGAAATTAAAGGGAATGATGTACACCAGGGGTGCCCGAGGGATGGCTGAGAAGCGACATACAGTGTTGAACAAGTATCTTCAGGCCTTCGAGGCTGAACTCTCCCATTGAACGCCGACTGGTTCACCGAGAGAGCCAGACTGATAGGTCGGTCTGATCCAGACCCGGGCCGGTCCCTTTTCTGACCATCAGACCCTCATCCCGGGCGTACCGTGTCACTGCAGCGCTGACTGTCT is part of the Methanosphaerula palustris E1-9c genome and encodes:
- a CDS encoding heavy metal-binding domain-containing protein, producing MVECIIVSTPFVPGHKITKNIGFTWGLIVRSRGLGGNIVAGLRTITGGEIHEYTQLLNESRSQALDRMKDHATEMGANAVISVGFDSSEIGQSMTEVLAYGTAVVIEPETAPSNPVRLT
- a CDS encoding HD domain-containing protein; this encodes MQEQIERIIVYVQTVFEESGSHGFDHTLRVTRLCEGLGEDEGADMRVVLPAALLHDIGRPLEEKQGIAHEKAGAVIAEEFLRSIGYDKTLIPKITHAIRTHRYRSENRPGTLEAMVLSDADKLDAMGAIGIARTFMQAGERNRTMTDATDHIHEKLLKLKGMMYTRGARGMAEKRHTVLNKYLQAFEAELSH